The Polaribacter sp. Q13 sequence CCTTTTTCATGAAATTTATCCACTAAATATTTAAATTCATCTGGATAACCGAAACGAGATGTAGGAGCAAAATATCCTGTTAATTGATACCCCCAACTTGGGTCATACGGAAATTCCATAATTGGCATAAATTCTACATGCGTAAAATTCATTTCTGCAACATAATTAACCAAATCATCAGCTAACTCTCTGTAACTTAAAAAACGACCTTCTTCAATTTGCTTTTTCCAAGAACCTAAATGAACTTCATACACAGAAAAAGGTGCATCTAATGCATTGTTTTTCTTACGAGTTTTCATCCATTTTTCGTCATTCCAAGAATAGTCATCTTCCCAAACTTCTGAAGCCGTTTTTGGTGGATGCTCACATCTTCTTGCAAAAGGATCTGCTTTTTCTGTAGTGATATCATTATTACTACTTCTTATTTTATATTTATAAACGGCTCCTTTACCAATATTTGGAATAAAACCTTCCCAAATACCACTACCGTCCCAACGTACGTTTAAGTGATGTTCTCCTTCTAGCCAGAAATTAAAATCTCCAATTACAGCAACGGACTTTGCGCTTGGTGCCCAAACGGCAAAATAAGTACCTCCTACACCATCTACAGTGATAATGTGAGAACCAAATTTTTCGTATAATCGATAATGTTTACCAGCCTGAAAAAGACTAATATCAAATTCTGTAAAAAGACTGTGTACTTTTGTTTGTGCCATAAGTTTATCTTTTTTAATGTATTTTTTTAGTTTATTGTTTGGTTTTTAGTCTTACTTATTGATTTTAAAAATATGAAATGGTAATGTTGGATGTAACTCAACATAATTCCATTCATTATACCAATTGTAGCAATTTCTTGTTACCAAATCTTCAACTTCTATTTTCTGGCCATGATTAATTTTTAAGGCATGAAGCGGAAGTTGTACCGAACCGGATTGTGAATTATAAGCATCTAAACTTATAATTGTTATGGTTTCATTAGTTCTATTATCATTCCATTTGTAGAAAGCAATAATTTGATCATTACCGGTTTCTAAAAATTGAATATTATTTGTTTGCTGATAAGATTCGTGCTCTTTTCTAATATGATTTATTTTAGAAATTAAAGTAGTTACTTTGTTTTCTTTGAACCAATCGTAATGACAAAGCTGAAATTTCTCTGACATATAGTATTCTTCCTTTCCAGGAATAGGCTCACTTATCATTTGTTCAAAAACAGGTCCGTAAATTCCAATATTAGAACTTAAAGTAGCAGCTAAAGCATAACGTTGTATGTATTTGCTTTCTGGAGCACCTTGTAAGTGAAAGGGATTAATATCTGGTGTGTTTGGCCAGAAATTAGGGTACATATACTCTTTTTGATCGGTTTTTGTTAAATCATTCATATACTCAATCAATTCATGTTTAGAATCTCTCCAAGTAAAATAAGTATAGGATTGTGTGTAACCTTGTTTTGCTAATTGTTGCATTACTTTTGGTCTGGTAAAGGCTTCAGCTAAAAATAAAACATCTGGATGCTGTTTTTTAACTTCTGCAATAATCCATCCCCAAAAGAAGTAAGGTTTTGTATGTGGGTTATCAACTCTAAATACGTTAATTCCACAATCAATCCAATATAATAAGGTGTCTAAACATTCTTGCCAAAGATTTTTAAAGTCTTTACTTTCCCAATAAATTGGAAGAATATCTTGGTATTTTTTAGGTGGATTTTCTGCATATTGCACGGTTCCATCTGGTCTCCATTTAAACCAATCTGGGTGTTCTGTAACCCAAGGATGATCTGGTGCAGCTTGCAAAGCATAATCCATAGCAACTTCAATGCCTAATTCTTTTGCTTTTGCTACTAAATTTTTAAAATCGTCTAAAGAACCTAATTCTGGATGCAAATCTTTATGACCTCCATATTTAGAACCAATTCCCCAAGTAGACCCAACATCTCCATCTTGTGCTACAGTAGTGTTATTTTTTCCTTTTCTGTTTACTTCACCAATAGGATGAACAGGAGGAAAGTATAATGTGTCAAACCCCATTTGGGCAACTCTAGGTAATATTCTGTGACAGTCATTAAAAGTTCCGTGTTTGCCCTCTTGTTCAGAAGCCGAACGTGGAAAAAATTCGTACCAAGTACTAAAACGAGCTTTTTTTCTATCTACGTATACTTTATATTCTGGAGAAGTCTCAGTTAAAGATTTCTCAGGATATTTTTTTAAAATAGATGTTAACCTCTCCGAAACAGCTTGTTTAATGGCTTCAGTATAAGTTTCACTATTTTTAAATATGAATATTAAATGTAGTAAATAGTCTTTTTCCTCAGGAGAAACGGTATCTATAATTGTAAATAAAAGTTCTGCTCCTTCTAAAAGTTCTGAATTTACATGCTGACAATCATCAATTTTTCTTCCTAAACCATGTTGCCAATTTAATGCATAATCTACCCAACCTTCTACTTTATATGAATAATAACCTTGTTTTGTGGTTTGAAAACTAGCGGTATATTCATCATTAAAGGTTGGCGTCATTCTAATTTCCGACCATTTACTATCTTTTTCATGTTTAAATAATAAATTTGCCTGAAGTACATCATGACCATCCACTAAAACGTCTGCAGTTACATTTACAATTTCATTTACAACTCGTTTAATATTTACTGTTCCTTGGTTTATTTGAGGAGCAATATTTTCTACTACAATTCTACTTTGATTTTGCATTAATATGGTTAATTTTAAATAATAAAAAAGTAAAAAATATTCTATCCTATATTTGTTCCCTTAGGTATGGTAGCATCTTTTTTAATTACTACAATTCCGTCTTTAACCATATAAGTGTCTGTTTCTACATTTTCTATATGTTTGCCACCATTAATTCTAACATCATCACCAATTCTACAGTTTTTATCTATAATGCAGTTATGTATGTAACATCTTTCTCCAATCCCCATCATAATAGCAATATTATTTTCTGCTATTTCTTCTAAAGTTTCATAAGAATCATTACCCATCATGTAGGTGTTTGATATTAAAGAATTTTTACCAATTCTAGAACGAATACCAATAACAGATCTTTCTACTTTTTCTGCATGAATAATGCATCCATCTCCAATGACAGCTCTATTTAAAATAGAACCAGAAATTTTAGAAGTTGGTAAAATTCTTGGTCTAGTATAAATACCTTTTTCATCATATAAATTAAATTGAGGCACATCATCTGTTAAACCTAAATTTGCTTCAAAGAAAGAGTCTATAGTACCAATGTCTTCCCAATAACCATCATATTGATAACTTAATGTTTTATGTTCTTCTATTGCTTGTGGTATAATTTCACCTCCAAAATCATTGGTATCTGGATTTTCCATTAATTTAATCAATAAATCTCTATTAAAAATATAGATTCCCATTGAAGCCAAATAATCTCTGTTTTGTGCTTTCATTTCACTACCTACGTCAGAAGTCCAATTTGGTAATAACTCTGCTGCTGGTTTTTCTATGAATGAAGTAATTATATTTTCTTCATTAGTTTTTAATAAACCGAATGAAGTTGCATCTTTAGCATTTACGGGATACGTTGCAATAGATATTTCAGCACCACTTTCTTCGTGTTTTTGAATCATATCATTAAAATCCATCTGATATAGTTGATCTCCAGAAAGAATTAAAGCGTATTCAAAATCGTTCGCTAAAAAATGTTGCATACTTTGTCTTACGGCATCAGCAGTTCCTTGAAACCATTTGTCACTTTTCATGGTTTGTTCAGCAGCCAAAACATCTACAAAAGCAGAACTAAAAAAACTAAAATGGTAGGTATTTTTTATATGGGCATTTAAAGAAGCAGAATTAAATTGCGTTAAAACATACATTCTTTTTATATCAGAATTGATACAGTTAGAAATAGGAATATCTACTAATCTATATTTACCCGCAATTGGTACAGCAGGTTTAGATCTATCTTTTGTTAAAGGGTATAATCTTGATCCCTGGCCTCCACCTAAAATAATTCCGAGTACTTTATTGTTTATCATTGCCTTATTTTTTTAGTGATTTATATAATTCTTCTACTTGCTTTGCTATAGATATCCAATCAAAATGTTCTTCTACTCTTTTTCTACCTTTTTGAGCCATCGATTTTCTTAACTCCGGATCGTTAATTACGGTATTAATTCCATCGGCTAAATCTCTAGCAAATTTATCTGGATTAATAGGTTCAAAAGGTGCAGAGTCTTGCTGTTCTACTGGGATTAGAAAGCCAGTTTCTCCATGAACAACAACTTCTTTAATACCACCAACGGCACTTGCAACAACAGCGGTATCACAAGCCATTGCCTCAATATTTATAATTCCAAAAGGTTCGTAAATAGATGGGCAACAAAATACATCGGCGTGAGAGTATAATTGAATAATTTCTTCTTTAGTGACCATCTTATCAATCCAGATTACGTTTTCACGAGTTTTTTTAACTTCGTTAACGGCAGCTTTCATTTCTTCACCTATTTCAGGTGTATCTGGTGCACCAGCACAAAGTACTATCTGGGTATCTGGATCTATATATTTTATAGCATTAACTAAATGTATAATTCCTTTTTGTCTTGTTATTCTACCAACAAAAAGTACATAAGGTTTATTTTTATCAATACCATATTCATCTAACGTAGCAGTTTCTGAAGTAGTAACATATTGCTGTAAGTTAATACCGTTATATATTACTTTAATTTTTTTCTCGTCTACATTAAAATGTTTTAAAACATCTTCTTTGGTTTCTTCAGAAACGGCAATAAGAGCATCTGCCATTTCAATTGCTGTTTTTTCTATCCAAGAAGAGGCATCATAACCACGCCCTAATTGTTCCCTTTTCCAGGGTCTTAACGGTTCTAAAGAGTGTGTAGTAATTACTAAAGGAATTCCATAACAAAGTTTTGCAACTATTCCAGCAAAGTGAGAGTACCAAGTATGGCAATGAATAACATCTGCATCAATAGGTTCAGCATTCATATGAAGACCTGTACTTAAAGTTTGAAATATGGCTTTAAGTTTATCGTCAGAATTGTCGAAAATCGGGTTCTCATATGGAAAACCTTTTACAGTTGGGTTGGTGTTGGTTTCATTCTGGTCTCCAAAACACCTTACGTCAACCTGCATAAGTTTTGCTAATTCTGCGGCAAGATATTCTACATGAACACCAGCACCACCATATACATAAGGAGGAAATTCTCGAGTATAAAAAAGGGCTTTCATAAAATTTCAGTAATTAAGTTTGTTTAGGTTTTTTTTGAATTCCTAAGTTAACAAAATACTATTTAATGAACTAAATAATTGTAGTTATTTTTTTTAAGCCATAAATACTACAAAATATCATAATATTAAGCCTTTATTTAATATTCTTTCTATGAAATCAGTATCAGAATTTAAAATATGAATTTAATATTTTAAGGATTATAGATTAAAAACTAATTATTACGCTGTTTATTAATCTCATCCTGTAGTTGTCTTCTAAGTTTTTGTTCTTTTTCTAAAGTATTCTTTCTATGCTTTTCAAACTCTTGTTCAATATCAGCTAAATTATCCTTTGCTTCTTTTGTTAGAACATTACTTTTAGAAAATTTAAAGATAAAATAGGACAATGCTAAAAGTAATATAACTATAAGGCTCCAAAGTAATAGGTTGTATGTTGTTTTACTTAATTGTAAGCCTAGAACTGAAATAGAATTTTCTTTTATTAAAGCCGCATCTAAATCTAATTTGGTCTTATCTAAAAGTGTTTTAGTTTCTTTGATACCATTTCTTTCTGTAATTAGTAAATTTTCTTTTTCAGAAATTTTCTTTTTTAATGATTTTACAGAGTCTAATACGTTTTGTTTAAGTTGTAAAAACTTGTCTTTACTAATTACTTTATAAGATTGGTAGTTAGTAGATACTCTATTAATTCTGTTAAATTGACCATCAAGAGAAGAGTCTTCATTAATTGTTTCTTGTGAAAAGGAAATAGTTGCGGTAAGTAGTAATAAGGTAATTATAAGTGATTTCATTGTTGTTTTTTATGTAACTGTAAATTTATAAAAAAA is a genomic window containing:
- a CDS encoding alpha-1,4-glucan--maltose-1-phosphate maltosyltransferase; translated protein: MQNQSRIVVENIAPQINQGTVNIKRVVNEIVNVTADVLVDGHDVLQANLLFKHEKDSKWSEIRMTPTFNDEYTASFQTTKQGYYSYKVEGWVDYALNWQHGLGRKIDDCQHVNSELLEGAELLFTIIDTVSPEEKDYLLHLIFIFKNSETYTEAIKQAVSERLTSILKKYPEKSLTETSPEYKVYVDRKKARFSTWYEFFPRSASEQEGKHGTFNDCHRILPRVAQMGFDTLYFPPVHPIGEVNRKGKNNTTVAQDGDVGSTWGIGSKYGGHKDLHPELGSLDDFKNLVAKAKELGIEVAMDYALQAAPDHPWVTEHPDWFKWRPDGTVQYAENPPKKYQDILPIYWESKDFKNLWQECLDTLLYWIDCGINVFRVDNPHTKPYFFWGWIIAEVKKQHPDVLFLAEAFTRPKVMQQLAKQGYTQSYTYFTWRDSKHELIEYMNDLTKTDQKEYMYPNFWPNTPDINPFHLQGAPESKYIQRYALAATLSSNIGIYGPVFEQMISEPIPGKEEYYMSEKFQLCHYDWFKENKVTTLISKINHIRKEHESYQQTNNIQFLETGNDQIIAFYKWNDNRTNETITIISLDAYNSQSGSVQLPLHALKINHGQKIEVEDLVTRNCYNWYNEWNYVELHPTLPFHIFKINK
- a CDS encoding glucose-1-phosphate adenylyltransferase yields the protein MINNKVLGIILGGGQGSRLYPLTKDRSKPAVPIAGKYRLVDIPISNCINSDIKRMYVLTQFNSASLNAHIKNTYHFSFFSSAFVDVLAAEQTMKSDKWFQGTADAVRQSMQHFLANDFEYALILSGDQLYQMDFNDMIQKHEESGAEISIATYPVNAKDATSFGLLKTNEENIITSFIEKPAAELLPNWTSDVGSEMKAQNRDYLASMGIYIFNRDLLIKLMENPDTNDFGGEIIPQAIEEHKTLSYQYDGYWEDIGTIDSFFEANLGLTDDVPQFNLYDEKGIYTRPRILPTSKISGSILNRAVIGDGCIIHAEKVERSVIGIRSRIGKNSLISNTYMMGNDSYETLEEIAENNIAIMMGIGERCYIHNCIIDKNCRIGDDVRINGGKHIENVETDTYMVKDGIVVIKKDATIPKGTNIG
- the glgA gene encoding glycogen synthase, with product MKALFYTREFPPYVYGGAGVHVEYLAAELAKLMQVDVRCFGDQNETNTNPTVKGFPYENPIFDNSDDKLKAIFQTLSTGLHMNAEPIDADVIHCHTWYSHFAGIVAKLCYGIPLVITTHSLEPLRPWKREQLGRGYDASSWIEKTAIEMADALIAVSEETKEDVLKHFNVDEKKIKVIYNGINLQQYVTTSETATLDEYGIDKNKPYVLFVGRITRQKGIIHLVNAIKYIDPDTQIVLCAGAPDTPEIGEEMKAAVNEVKKTRENVIWIDKMVTKEEIIQLYSHADVFCCPSIYEPFGIINIEAMACDTAVVASAVGGIKEVVVHGETGFLIPVEQQDSAPFEPINPDKFARDLADGINTVINDPELRKSMAQKGRKRVEEHFDWISIAKQVEELYKSLKK